The Streptomyces sp. ICC1 DNA window GTTGGTGGTGAAGAACGAGGCCGCGGAGACGACCGCGCCGAGGACCAGAGACACCCCCGCGACGAGGGCCACCTTGGCCGTGATCACCGCACGCCGGTCGGGGACCGCGGCGAACGTGGTGCGGATCATTCCGGTGGAGTACTCGCCGAAGACCGTGATGGCTCCGAAGGAGGCCGCGGCCAGTGCCATCACGGCGATCGCGATGGAGCCCAGGCCGTGGAACAGCGGATCGTACGCGTACACGGGCATGCCGGGCAGCGGGGACCTCGGCCGGTCTATGTACGGCAGGTCGGAGTGCACGCCGTTCACATTGGCCGCGACGGCCACGACGGCGCTGAGGGCGAGCACCCAGTACGTCGACCGGAGCGAGCGCATCTTGATCCACTCGGCGGCGAGGAGGTCGCCGAACCCGGCCGCGGATGCGGCCGCCCGCCCCGGCCGCCCCGCCCGCCCCGTACCGGGAGACGTCACCGTGCTCATCGGGCTCCTCCCGCGAGGTATTCGACGCTGTCCGCGGTGAGGGCCATGAACGCCGACTCCAAGGACGAGGCGTGGGTGGCGAGTTCGTGCAGCACGATGCCGTTCCGGTGCGCGAGGTCCCCGATCCGGGCCGCGGTCAGCCCGCCGACCCGGGCCGCCCCGTCGCCCTCCCGGCGCACCGACGCGCCCTCAGCGATCAGCAGGGGCTCCAGGGCCGCGAGGCCGGGCGTCGAGATGCTGACGCCCGGGCCGGCGTCGCGGGCCGAGAAGTCCGCCAGGCTCTCGTGGGCGATCAGCCGGCCCCGCCCGATGACGAGGAGCCGGTCGGCGGTGTGCTCCATCTCGGCCATCATGTGGCTGGAGACCAGCACGGTGCGCCCCTCGGACGCCAGCCGGCGCAGCAGCCCGCGCAGCCACAGCACGCCCTCGGGGTCCAGCCCGTTCAGCGGTTCGTCGAACAGCAGCACCGGCGGATCGCCGAGCAGGGCGCCCGCGATGCCGAGCCGCTGTTTCATCCCGAGGGAGAACCCGCCGATCCGGCGTCCCGCCGCCTTCGCCAGCCCGACCTCCGCCAGGACCTCCCCGACCCGGGCCGCCGGAATGCGGTTGCCGCGGGCCAGGGCGGACAGGTGCGCCCGCGCGCTGCGCCCGCCGTGCACGTCCTGGGCGTCGAGCAGCGCGCCGACGTGGCGCAGCCCGCGCGGGCGCCGCGAGAAGGGCACCCCGTCCACGGTGACGGACCCGCTGGTGGGGGCGTTCAGGCCCAGGATCATCCGCAGGGTGGTGGATTTGCCGGCGCCGTTCGGGCCGAGGAAGCCGGTGACTTCGCCCGGCTCCACGGTGAAGGTCAGATGGTCGACGGCGACGGCATCGCCGTACCGCTTGGTCAGTCCGGTGGATTCGATCACGGGTCCACACTGCGGGGACGGGCAGGGGGCCGGCATCGGCCCGTGGCCCACACTTGTGAACTCCGCCTGTGGCCCGGGGGATTAAGCCCGTGGGCCGATGCCCGGCCGGGAGCGCGTCGATAGGATCGGCCGATGACCGCCACTTCCCGTCCGACCCTGCTCAGACGCGTGCCGCCGGGCCTGTGGGTGGCGGCCTTCTGGTCGGCCCTCATCGCGCTGCGCATGGTCCAACGGCCGAACGAGCTGCGGCATCTGGTCGACTACCACGGCAACATCGAGGACGCGCCGCTCACGGTCACCGCCCTGGTCACGACCCTGGGGGCGCTGGTGCTGACCCGCACGCCCCTGGCGGCCGTGGGCATCGCACTGGCCGGCACCGTGTTCTCGCTCGGGATGCAGGTGCGCGAGACGCCGTTCGTCCTCTTCCTCCTGGCCGACGCGGCCGTGGGCTACACCGCGGCGACCCGCCCGCGGCGGGTCTCGGTCCTCGCCGGAGTGCTCCCGGTCGGCGTGCTGGCCGGCTACTCGGTCTGGACGCTCGTACGCGGCCAGGTCCTCAACCCCTCCGTGCCCGCCGGCCTGGCCTCGACCGTGGTCATCGCCTGGCTGATCGGCAACACGATCCATCAGAACCGGGCGCACGCGGACACCCTGCGCGCCCAGGCCACGCGGCAGGCGGTCACGGCCGAGCGGCTGCGGATCGCGCGGGAGCTGCACGACATGGTCGCGCACAACATCGGCATCATCGCCATCCAGGCCGGCGTGGGCAGCCGGGTCATGGACACCCAGCCCGCCGAGACCCGCAACGCGCTCGAGGCCATCGAGGCCACCAGCCGCGAGACCCTCGCCGGGCTGCGCCGGATGCTCGGCACCCTGCGCGCCGGCGAGCGGGAGCCCGCACCGCTGGACCCGCTGCCGGGCCTGGCCGCCCTCGGCCGACTGGTCGGCCGGACCGGGGCGGCCGGGGTCCGGGTCGACGTCCGCTGGCGGGGGGACCGGCGGGACCTGCCCCCCGACGTCGACCTGGCGGCCTTCCGCATCGTCCAGGAAGCGGTCACCAACGTGGTGCGGCATTCCGGCACCCGGGAGTGCAGCGTGACCCTCGACTACCGCGAGGACGCGCTGGCCGTCGACATCGTCGACCTCGGGTCCGGCGGCGCCGTCGCGGGCTCCGGATACGGCATCGCCGGCATGCGGGAACGCGTCGGCCTGCTCCGCGGGGAGTTCAGCGCCGGACCGGGCCCGGAAGGCGGCTTCCGGGTGGCGGCCCGGCTGCCGGCGCCCGGAGCGGGGGCCCGGTGATCCGCGTCGTCCTGGTCGACGACCAGCCCCTGATCCGTACGGGCCTCAACACAGGGGAGATCGGAGGAAACGTCAGATGTGTTTAAGGGACACGGCTACGCCTGCGTCCAGTCCAGGATGATCTTGCCGCTGCGGGCGGTCGCCGCCTCGTCGAACGCGGCCTCGAAGTCCCCGTAGGCGTAGCGGCCGGTGATGACGGGGCTGAGGTCGAGCCCGCCCTCCAGCAGCACGGTCATCGCGTACCAGGTCTCGAACATCTCGCGGCCGTAGATGCCCTTGATCGTGATCATCGAGGTGACGACCTTGGCCCAGTCGACCGCGAACTCCTGCGCCGGCAGGCCCAGCATGGCGATCCGGCCGCCGTGCGTCATGTTGTCGATCATGTCGCGCATCGCCTCGCCGCGGCCGGACATCTCCAGGCCGATGTCGAAGCCCTCGCGCAGGCCGAGCTGGGCCTGCGCGTCGGCGATCGTCGCCTTGGAGACGTCGAGCGCGAGCGTGGCGCCCGCCTTGCGGGCGATCTCGAGGCGCTCCGGGCTGACGTCGGTGATGACGACGTTGCGGGCGCCCGCGTGCCGGGCCACGGCCGCCGCCATGATCCCGATCGGGCCGGCGCCGGTGATCAGCACGTCCTCGCCGACCAGCGGGAAGGAGAGCGCGGTGTGCACCGCGTTGCCGAACGGGTCGAAGATCGCGGCGACATCGAGGTCCACCTTGGTCCGGTGCACCCAGACGTTCTGCGCGGGCAGCACCACGTACTCGGCGAAGGCGCCGTCGCGGCCGACCCCGAGACCGATCGTGCTGCGGCACAAGTGGCGGCGCCCGGCCAGGCAGTTGCGGCACCTCCCGCACACCAGGTGGCCCTCGCCGCTGACCAGCGCGCCGATCTCGATGTCGGACACGTCCGCGCCGAGCGCGGCCACCTCGCCGACGAACTCGTGGCCGAGCACGAGCGGGGTCTTGACGGCACCCTGCGCCCAGCCGTCCCACGAACGGATGTGCAGGTCCGTCCCGCAGATGCCGGTGCGCAGCACCTTGATCAGCACCTCGCCGGCGCCGTACTCGGGCTCGGGAACATCCATCAGCCACAGCCCGGGCTCGGCCTTGTGCTTGACGAGTGCCTTCATGGCGTGGCTCCAGGCATGCGGAAGCGATCGCTACGGGGCGCGGCGGCCCCGCAGCGTGCGGACGCCACCAATCTGCCGACCTGCGGGGTCATCAGTCCATCGAGGATTTCTTAAGCGGGTCCACAGGCCAGCTTCACGCCTATGCTCCTGAGGTGGCGGGCAGGGGCCGGGGAGTGGTCCGGGCCGGGAATGGGGAGGTGAGGGGCGTGCCGAGTCTGCGCAGCAGAGCGCTTTCGGTCGCGCTGATCGCGGCGGGACGGCGAAGACGGTTCGGGAGCGCGGAGGCGGTCCGTGCCCGGGTGGCGGAGCCGGCACGACGGCCGGCGTCCCATCTGCCGCCGCGCTCGCTGGGCCGGATCGCGGAGGTCTCGCGGACCTTCGTCGGAGCGTGGCCCGTGTACGACGTCTCGCCGCTGGGGGCGGAGCCGACCGCCAAGGTGCTCTACGTGCACGGCGGCGGGTACATCCACGAGTTGGTCCGGCCCCACTGGTCGTTGATCAGGAAGCTGGTCACCCAGGCCCGCGCCCGGGTCGTCGTGCCGGCGTACATCCTGGCCCCGCGCGGGACCGCCGACCGGACCGTCCCGGTCGCCGCGGACCTGCTCAGCGGCCTGATCGCGAGCGGCGGCGCGGGCGGCACGGTGCTCATCGGGGATTCCGCCGGCGCCGGGCTGGCACTGGCGGCGGCCCAGCGGCTGCGCGACCGCGACCGGACCGGGGCGCAGCCGTCCCGGATCGTGCTGATCTCGCCCTGGCTGGACGTCTCCATGAGCCACCCCGACCAGGCGGCCATCGAGGCCGGCGACCCGATGCTGGCCCGCACCGGACTGCGGGAGGCCGGGCGGCTGTACGCGGGCAACCTGGCGGCCGACGACCCGCGGGTGAGCCCGCTGCACGGGTCGTTCGCGGGGCTGGCCCCCCTGACGGTGTTCACGGGCACCCGGGACGTCCTGACGACCGACAGCCGCGAACTGCTGCGCCGGGCCCGGGCGGCCGGCGTGGAGGTGGAGTTCCACGAGGAGCCGGGGCTGCCGCACGCGTACCCGCTGCTGCCCGTCCCGGAGGGCAGGGCCGCGCGCGACCTGATCGTGGCGCTGGTGCGCAGGGCGGCGACGGAGGACTGACCGCGAGGCCGTACCGGCAGGTCACGCCACGCAGTTCATCAGGGAGCCCACCGGGGCCGTGCGGTAGCGGGCCCAGTACGTCTCGTCGCGGATCGCACACGCCGGCGGGGTCCGGGTCGGCTGCCAGGAGACGGTGGAGAAGCCGGCGTCGGCGGCGGCCTCGGCGAAGTCGGCGTGGGCCCACTCCCGGCATTCGAACGGGACCGGCGGATCGGTCTCCAGCCGGGCCCGGAGCAGGGGCGCGTCGCCGCCCGGAGCCCGCTCGACGACGCTGATCCCGTACGGCGCCCAGTCCGCGTACGGGAAGGCGCCCGGGTTCGGCACGATGGCGAGGAGCCGGCCGCCGGGGCGCAGGCTGGCGCGGACGGCGCGGAACATGGCGTGCAGGGCGGGCCTGTCGTGGGCCTGGTTGAACAGGTACACGGCGGTGGCCAGGTCGAAGGGGCCCAGTCGCGGCATCCCGGCCGCGTCATCGACCAGGACGTACTCGACCTCGGCGCCCTCGGCGCCTCCCCCGCCCTCCCGCGCCCGCCGGATGCGTTCGGGACAGTTGTCGACGCCCACCGCGCGGCGGGCTCCGCCGCTCGCCAGCAGCCGGGTGGTGGTGCCGTGCCCGCAGGCCGCGTCGAGGGTGTCGAGGCCGCGGACCCCGCCGAGGGCGTCCAGGGCCGTGCGCAGGGTGAAGGCGTCGGCGACCGAGAAGGCCACCGGGGGCGTTGACGTATCCGTGTCGTACTGCTGTCGCATGTCCGCAAGCCTGCCCGGGCGCCGGCGGCGCTGCCCGGTCCCGGGGCCGGACCTCCCCCGGACGGGGTAGGCGTTCGGGTCAGCGCGTGCGGCGTACGGGGCTCAGTGCGACCAGGACCGGCCGCGCGGCGGGGCCGGCGCCGCGGCCGGCAGCCGGGCCGGGGCCCGGGGCGCCGCCGGGGCACGCCGTGCAGGAGCGCGAGGCGGCGAGGCAGCCGCCGCAGTCGGGGGCGCCGATCTCCTCGCGCCGCAGGCGGCCCTTGCGGACCCAGTAGGCGGCGAGGTCTGCGGCCTCGGCGCGGTCGATGCCGAGCCGGTCGGCGATCTGCACGAGCCCCTCGCCGGGGGTGGCCTCCTCGAAGGCGCGCAGCAGCCTGCGCAGCATGCCGGGCCCGCCGGTCCCACCGGGCCCACCGGTCCCACCGGTCCCATCGGTCCCATCGGTCCCATCGGTCCCATCGGCCCTGCTCACCACATCAGCCTCGCGATCTGGAAGACGCCGACGGCCAGCAGCCAGGCCGCCGCCAGTTGGATGCCGAACCCGATGAGGGTCAGCCGGGTGCCGATCTCGGCCCGCTGGGCGGCCAGGGAGGCCATGCAGGGGGTGTAGGAGAGGATGAAGACGAGGAAGGCCAGCGCTGCCGCCCGCGGGTGTCCGCCGGAGGCCTGGTCGAAGGTGGCGTGCAGGCTCGTGGTGAGCTTCGGGTCTCCGTCCTCCCCCGCCGAGTAGGTCTGCGCGAGGGTGGAGACCACGCCCTCCTTGGCGATCAGCCCGGTGCCGAGCGCGGCCGTGGCGTGCCAGTCGCCGAAGCCGGCCGGGGCGACGACGGGCGCGACCGCGCGGGTCACCGTGCCGAAGACGCTGTGCTCGACGCCGACGTCGCCGAAGCCGCCGTGGCCGGCTCCGGCCGGGACGGCCATGAGCAGCCACACCCCGGCCGCGGTGGCCACGATGATGCCGCCGGCGGTGCGCAGGAAGGCGGCGAGCTTCTGCCAGACCTGGGCGCCGGTGACGCGCAGGGTGGGGAGCCGGTAGGGGGGCAGTTCCAGGACGAGCGGCTCCTCCTTCATGTCTTTGAAGAGCAGGGGCCGCAGGATCAGGCCCATGAGGACGACCAGCAGCACGGAGCCGGCGTAGAGGAAGAAGACCACCGTGCCGGAGTTCGAGCCGAAGAAGATGCCCGCGATCATCACGTAGACGGCGAGGCGGGCGGTACAGCTCATGTACGGGATGAGCAGGCCGACCAGCAGCCGGTGCGAGCGGCGGTTCAGGATCCGGGTGCCCGCGAAGGCCGGGACGTTGCAGCCGAAGCCGACGACGAGCGGCAGGAAGGCGCGGCCGGGCAACCGCAGGGCGCGCATCAGGCGGTCGGCCACGAAGGCGGCGCGGGCGAAGTAGCCGGAGTCCTCCAGCAGGGCCAGCAGCACGAACATGATGATCATCAGCGGCACGAAGGTGAGTAGCTGGCCCACTCCGCTGATCAGGCCGTCGACCAGCAGGCCGGTCAGCCAGCCGGGTGCGCGGACGGCTTCGAGGAGCCGGTCGGCGCCGCCGCTGACGGGTCCGGAGACGAAGTCGCCGAGGCCGTCCTGGAGGGGTTTGGCCAGCACGGTGGTGGCCTGGAAGACGCCCCACATCACGGCGAGGAAGAACGGGATCCCGAAGGAGCGGGACAGCAGCAGCCGGTCCACCCGGTCGGTGAGCGTGGGCCTGGCCCGCGCGGGGCGGGGCGCGGCGCGCTCGACGACGGCGTGCGCCCAGGCGTAGCGCGCCTCGGCGACGAGCAGTTCGGCGTCCGCGTCGATGTCGGCGTACGCGCCGGCCTCGGTGTTCGCGTCGGCGTGGGCCCCGGTGGCGCCTTGCGGGCCGGCTCCGGAGGCCTCGGCGAGGCGGTCCGCCGCCTGCCGGGCCCGCTCGGCGAGCGCCGCGGGGACCGCGGAGGGCCGCTCCCCGCAGAGCAGGCTCACGGCCAGCCACCGCGCGGGGTGCGGGGTCCGTCCGGAGAACTCCGCGACGAGGGTCGCCAGCTCGACGGCCACGGGTGACCCGGCCGCCCAGGCGGAGGTCCGCCCGGTCCGGTGCGACGACGGCGACAGCGGCAGCGGTACCGGCAGCAGCGGCGACGGCCCGTGGGGCCCGGCGGCCAGGGCATCGGCGACGGCGTCGGCGAGCAGGTCCAGGCCGGTGCCGGTGCGCCCCTCCACCCGTACGACCGGCAGCGCGAGCTCGCGGGCCAGCGCGTCCGGGTCCGGGGGCGTGCCGCGCCGGGCGGCCACATCGGTCATGGTGAGCGCGACGACGACGGGGAGGTCGGTGTCGAGGATCTGCGAGAGCAGGTACAGGTTGCGGGCCGGGTTCGCCGCGTCGAGGGCGAAGACCACCGCGTCGGGCCGCTCCCCCGCCGGCGCGGTCAGTACGTCGCGCACCAGCGCCTCGTCCGGGGAGTCGGGCAGCAGGCTGTAGGAGCCGGGCAGGTCGGCGACGCGCACGCGGCGGCCGCTCGGGGTGCGCCAGTCCCCCTGGGCGACGGAGACGGTCTTGCCGGGCCAGTTGCCGACGCGCTGGTGGCCGCCGGTGAGGGCGTTGAAGAGGGTCGACTTGCCGACATTGGGGTTTCCCACGAGGGCGACGACGGGGGTGCCCGCTTCGCGCTCCATCGTGGCGGTGGCCCCGCCCTCGGTACCGTGGCAGCTCATCGGGACCACCTCAGCCGGCCGGCGGTACGGGAGTCCAGCGCGACCCTGGCGTCACCGAGCCCGACGAGCAGGCCTCCGGTGGCGCCCCTCGCGATCACGGTGACGTCGGCCCCCGGCACGAAGCCGAACTCCAGGAGTCGGCGCCGGCTGCCGCCGGCCCGGCCGGGTTCGATCCCCGTGATGCGTACGGTCGTTCCGGGACGGCTGTCGTTGAGCGACGGCACCGGACCTCCTTCATCGGTCTCCTTAGGCAAACCTAAGCAGTGCGGGGAGGTCCGGGAGCCGGGCGAAGTCCCTGATCGGCAGGGACTTTCAGCCCGCCGGCCCCGGCCCCTGTCCCAGCCCCAGCCCCTGCCCCTGCCCCTGCCCGGGGTACCGCACGGAGCCGCGCAGGTCACGGCCTTCACCGACGCCATGGGGGCGGGCCTGCGCACGGCGGCCGCGGTGCTGCTGCTGGCGGCGGCCGCCGTGCTGGCGGGCTACCGGGACCGCGCCCCGGCCGGAACCGGGCAGGCGACCGGACCCGGGCCGGCGGCCTGACCTGCACGCGCGGCGCCCCGGGCGCATTCTGAAGGGGTGACGGCGAGACCGGACATCGGCGGCCCCCTCACCGACGCCACGGCCCGGGTGCTCGCGCGGGCCGCTCTCGATGCGGTGCGGGCCGCCGGCGGGTACGCGGGCGGGGTCTACCTGCGCTCCGGCACCGCGGGGCTGCTGCGGATGGCGGTCCTGACCGGGATCCCGGGGCCGCTGTTCCGCCCCTGGTGGCGGATGCACGTGAACCGCCCGTACCCCGTGGCCGAGGCGTACCGCTCGGGACAGTCCGTACACCTGCCCGACGCGGAGTCCGCGATGCGGCGCTTCCCCCAGCTGATGGCCGGGCTGCCGTTCCCCTTCGGCTCGCTGTACGAGCCGGTCGCCCGCGGGCCCGAGCGCTACGGCGTGCTGGTGGTGCTGCGCCCGGCGACCCCCGGGCTCCCGGTCGGGTCGGGCGACCGGGAGCGGCTGCGCGCGGTGGCGGCCCGGCTGGCCGGGGAGCTGTCCGATCTCGCCGCGGCCGGGGCGCCCGTGGCCTGGGAGGGTGATCCGGTGTGCGTGCCCGGCTCCGGTCCGGCGGACGAGGCGCCCGGCTCCGGGGGCGGCGCCCGCGCGGCCGTGGACCGGCTGGACCAGGCCGTCCTGTCCGTGGACCGGCAGGGCGTGATCGGGTTCGCCAACTCCGCCGCCCTCGCGGGAGCCGGGAGCCTGCTCGGAGCCGAAGGTGCCGAAGGCGCCGGACTGGTCGGGCGGATGCTGTGGGAGGCCCTGCCCTGGCTCGGCCACCCCTCCTACGAGGACCATTTCCGGGCCGTGTTCCTCGCCCCCGAGCCGGTGCGCTTCCAAGCCGCCAGGCCCGGTGCGCGCCTGCCGGAGCAGTGGCTGTCGGTGGGCCTGCACGCCGGGTCCGACGGGATCACCGTCACCATCGACGTGGCCGAACCGCCCGCGTACGCACCCGAGTCGGTGGTGCGGCCCGGACCGGGGCTCGGGTCCCCCGGTCTCGGTTCGCCCGCCGACCGGGCTTCCGCCCTGTACCGTCCGGTCGCCCTCGCGATCGCGCTGACCGAGGCGGTGACGGCCCGCCAGGTGTCGGCCGTGGTCACCGAGGAGCTCCTCCCGGCGTTCGGCGGACGCCAGTTGGCGATCTACCTGCTGGAGGAGGGCCATCTGCACCTGGCCTGGGAGACGGGCTTCCCCCAGGGCTTCCTCAACCGGTTCGACGGGGTCGCGCTGGACGTCCGGCTCCCCGGGGTGGAGACCCTCACGACGGGCCGGCCGATCTTCTTCGAGTCGATGGAGCACCTGGCCTCCGCCTACCCGGGGATCCCGCTGGACGCCCACGTCGGGGCCCGCGCGTTCCTCCCGCTGATCGCCTCCGGCAGGCCGGTCGGCTCGTGCATCCTCGGCTTCGACGCGCCGCGCGGGTTCAGCCCGGAGGAGCGTACGGTGCTCACGGCGCTGGCCGGGCTGATCGCGCAGGCCCTGGAGCGGGCGCGGCGCTACGACAGCGAGGCCGCGCTGGCCCGCGGGCTCCAGGCGGCGCTGCTGCCGCACCGGCTGCCGGTGCGCGAGCACGTGGTCACGGTGGGGCGCTACCTGCCCGGCACCGCCGGGATGGACGTGGGCGGCGACTGGTACGACGTCCTCGACGCGGGCGGCGGGCGCCTCGCGCTGGTCATCGGCGACGTACAGGGCCACGGGGTGGCGGCGGCGGCCACGATGGGCCAACTACGCAGCGCGGTGCGGGCCTTCGCCCTCAGCGGCAATACGCCGGAGCAGGTGGTGCGCGGCACCAACCGGCTGCTCATCGACCTCGACCCGGGCCAGTTCGCCAGCTGCTGCTACGTCCTGCTCGACCCCGCGACGGGCCTGGCCCTCGCCGTGCGCGCCGGACATCCCCAGCCGCTGCTGCGCCGTCCGGACGGCCGGACCGAGGTGCTGGACCTGCCGGGCGGGGTGGTGCTCGGCATCGACGCCGAGGCGGACTATCCGGTCACCCGGCTACGGATCGAGCCGGGGGCGGTGCTCGCCCTGTACACCGACGGGCTGGTGGAGATCCCGGGCACGGACATCGACGTGGGGGTGGAGCGGCTGCGGGCCGCCCTGGCGGCCGCCGGCCCCGGCCCGCTGACGGAGACGGCGGACCGGCTGGTCGGCGAGGCGGGGAACTCCGCCGACCGGCCGGACGACATCGCCCTGCTGCTGGCGTCCCGGACGGCGGGACCGGACGGGGCCCGCGCCGCGGAGGACGGGCCGGACGGGGCCCGCGCGGGGGACGGCCCGCGCGGAGCCCCGTAGGACCCGCTACTCCTAGTGCTGTGACCGGAAAGGTCCACCGGGTCGCAGCGCCCGGCACGGCACCTCGCCGCGTTGTCGGACCACCGAAGTACGTCCAGTACAAGCGGCGGCCCTCCGCCTTGCGAGGCACCGCGCCGGACACCGCGACCCGCCAAACCTTCCCGGCCACAGCACTAGCAGGACTTGCCGGCGGTCGCGCGGGCGTAGGCGTCGCCCGCGATCAGGGCGTCCGCGACCATGTCGGGGGTCACCGGGAAGGGCATGTTGTGCGTGGTCTCGCCCTCCGCCGTGGCGGCGCGCCCGATGGCGAGGAGCTCCTCGCGGTCCGGGTCGCCGAGGCCGACCTCGGCGAGGGTGGTCGGGAGGCCGACGGCGCGGCTGAACTTCAGGTAGGTGTCCAGCTCGTCGGTGGGGGCGCCCTCCAGGATCAGCTGGGCGAGGGTGCCGATGTTGACCTTCTCGCCGTGCATCATGCCGTGCGTGCGGTGGGAGACGGTCAGCCCGTTGTGGATGCCGTGGGCGGCGGCGAGGCCGCAGGATTCGAAACCGAGGCCGGAGAGCAGCGTGTTGGCCTCGGTGACCTTCTCCAGCGCCGGGGTGACCACGTGCGCCTCGGCGGCCAGACGGGCCTGGGGGCCGTACTCGATCAGGGTCTCCCAGCAGAGCCGGGCGAGGCTGAGGGAGGCCATGGTGGCGAGGCCGCCGGCCATGGCCACCCGGTTCGCGGCGACGCAGACGCGGGCCTCGTACCAGGTGGCGAGCGCGTCGCCCATGCCGGAGACGACGAAGCGGCTCGGCGCGTTCGCGACGAGCGCGGTGTCGACGAGGACGAGGTTGGGGTTGCGCCGGAAGAAGGAGTAGCGCTCGAAGGCGCCCTCCTCGGTGTAGATGACGGCGAGCGCGCTGGTCGGCGCGTCGGTGGAGGCGACGGTGGGTGCGGACACGACGGCGATGTCGCCCAGCGCGTGGCCGACGGCCTTCGCGGTGTCGATGGCGGTGCCGCCGCCGATGCCGACGATGACGTCCGCGCCGGCGGCCTGGGCGGCCGCGGCCACCCGGTCGATCTCCTTCTGCGTGCAGAGCCCGCCGAAGACCTCCTTGGTCAGCTTGACCCCGGCGGCGGTGAGCGAGTCGGTGACCGCGGTGTCGACGAAGCCCCAGACGCCCTTGTCCGCGAGGACGACGGCGTTCGTCCCGAGGTGGGCGGTGTGCTCGCCCAGGTCGTTCATCGCTCCGGCGCCCTGCACGTACTTCGGCGGGCTGATCATCATGCGCGTACCGACGGTCTTCACGTGAATCCTCCTCATTGCGAATTCATTTCCGCTTGCTTATTCATCCCTATCACGGATTTGGGCGGCTCCGGCGAAATTCACGGCCCCCTCGCGGAGGGGCCTTTCCGCGCCCGCATCCGGGACCAAGGACCCGGCCTGCCCTCCAGGTTCTCCGGGGTAACGTTCCAGCCAAGTGCCCCGGAAGCGGTGGCGGATCGGCGACGGTGCCGGGTTAATACCGTCCCGCAATTCCAATTTCCGCTCCGGCCCGGCGTTCCGTGTTTCAGGAAAGAGGCCCCCGTGAAGAAGCTCATCAATTCCCCCGAGAGCGTCGTCGCCGACGCGCTGCGCGGAATGGCCGCCGCCCACCCGGGACTCCGCGTCGAGGCGGAGAGGGGCATCGTCACGCGGGCCGGCGGGGGCCCGGCGGCCGGGCAGAGCGCCGGAAGGGTGGCGGTGCTGTCGGGCGGCGGCAGCGGGCACGAGCCCCTGCACGCCGGTTTCGTCGGGCGCGGCATGCTGGCGGCGGCCGTGGCCGGACCGGTGTTCACCTCTCCGGTTCCGGACAACATCGCGCGCGCCACCTGCGCGGTGGACGCGGGCGCCGGCGTCCTGCACGTCGTGAAGAACTACACGGGCGACATCCTCAACTTCACGATGGCCGCGGAGGACTGCGAGGACGAGGGCGTGCAGGTCGAGCAGGTCGTCGTGGACGACGACGTGGCCGTCGCCCGGACGGCGAACGGTCCGGGCCGGCGCGGCACCGGGGCCACCCTGTTCGTGGAGAAGATCGCGGGCGCGCTCGCCGAGGAGGGCGCCCCCCTCGCCGAGGTCGCCGCGGTGGCCCGCAAGGTCAACGAGAACGCGCGCAGCTACGGCGTCGCCCTGACCTCCTGCACGACCCCGGCCAAGGGCAGCCCGAACTTCACGCTCGGCGAGGACGAGATCGAGCTCGGCATCGGCATCCACGGGGAGCCCGGACGCGAGCGCCGCAAGGTGATGACCGCCGCGGAGACGGCCGAGGCGATGCTCGACGCCATCCTCGACGACCTCCCGGAGGCGGCCGGCGCGCCGGTGATCCTGCTCGTCAACGGCCTGGGCGGAACCCCGCCCGTCGAGCTGTACATCATGCGGGCGGAGGTCGAGCGGGTGCTGGACGACCGCGGGATCACCGTGGCCCGCTCGC harbors:
- a CDS encoding ABC transporter permease, yielding MSTVTSPGTGRAGRPGRAAASAAGFGDLLAAEWIKMRSLRSTYWVLALSAVVAVAANVNGVHSDLPYIDRPRSPLPGMPVYAYDPLFHGLGSIAIAVMALAAASFGAITVFGEYSTGMIRTTFAAVPDRRAVITAKVALVAGVSLVLGAVVSAASFFTTNAMLASRHVGLSIQDPGCLRAVAAYALVVPVCALIGMAFGSVLRHATASIVAVVTTLFILPMLFGGDRYRFLKEIGNHLPLAAQTRLALRPGSSTTLGAHPGTIAGSWTALAVWAVVSVAVCVVVVRRRDV
- a CDS encoding ATP-binding cassette domain-containing protein, which gives rise to MIESTGLTKRYGDAVAVDHLTFTVEPGEVTGFLGPNGAGKSTTLRMILGLNAPTSGSVTVDGVPFSRRPRGLRHVGALLDAQDVHGGRSARAHLSALARGNRIPAARVGEVLAEVGLAKAAGRRIGGFSLGMKQRLGIAGALLGDPPVLLFDEPLNGLDPEGVLWLRGLLRRLASEGRTVLVSSHMMAEMEHTADRLLVIGRGRLIAHESLADFSARDAGPGVSISTPGLAALEPLLIAEGASVRREGDGAARVGGLTAARIGDLAHRNGIVLHELATHASSLESAFMALTADSVEYLAGGAR
- a CDS encoding histidine kinase; the protein is MTATSRPTLLRRVPPGLWVAAFWSALIALRMVQRPNELRHLVDYHGNIEDAPLTVTALVTTLGALVLTRTPLAAVGIALAGTVFSLGMQVRETPFVLFLLADAAVGYTAATRPRRVSVLAGVLPVGVLAGYSVWTLVRGQVLNPSVPAGLASTVVIAWLIGNTIHQNRAHADTLRAQATRQAVTAERLRIARELHDMVAHNIGIIAIQAGVGSRVMDTQPAETRNALEAIEATSRETLAGLRRMLGTLRAGEREPAPLDPLPGLAALGRLVGRTGAAGVRVDVRWRGDRRDLPPDVDLAAFRIVQEAVTNVVRHSGTRECSVTLDYREDALAVDIVDLGSGGAVAGSGYGIAGMRERVGLLRGEFSAGPGPEGGFRVAARLPAPGAGAR
- the tdh gene encoding L-threonine 3-dehydrogenase — encoded protein: MKALVKHKAEPGLWLMDVPEPEYGAGEVLIKVLRTGICGTDLHIRSWDGWAQGAVKTPLVLGHEFVGEVAALGADVSDIEIGALVSGEGHLVCGRCRNCLAGRRHLCRSTIGLGVGRDGAFAEYVVLPAQNVWVHRTKVDLDVAAIFDPFGNAVHTALSFPLVGEDVLITGAGPIGIMAAAVARHAGARNVVITDVSPERLEIARKAGATLALDVSKATIADAQAQLGLREGFDIGLEMSGRGEAMRDMIDNMTHGGRIAMLGLPAQEFAVDWAKVVTSMITIKGIYGREMFETWYAMTVLLEGGLDLSPVITGRYAYGDFEAAFDEAATARSGKIILDWTQA
- a CDS encoding alpha/beta hydrolase gives rise to the protein MPSLRSRALSVALIAAGRRRRFGSAEAVRARVAEPARRPASHLPPRSLGRIAEVSRTFVGAWPVYDVSPLGAEPTAKVLYVHGGGYIHELVRPHWSLIRKLVTQARARVVVPAYILAPRGTADRTVPVAADLLSGLIASGGAGGTVLIGDSAGAGLALAAAQRLRDRDRTGAQPSRIVLISPWLDVSMSHPDQAAIEAGDPMLARTGLREAGRLYAGNLAADDPRVSPLHGSFAGLAPLTVFTGTRDVLTTDSRELLRRARAAGVEVEFHEEPGLPHAYPLLPVPEGRAARDLIVALVRRAATED
- a CDS encoding class I SAM-dependent methyltransferase, which gives rise to MRQQYDTDTSTPPVAFSVADAFTLRTALDALGGVRGLDTLDAACGHGTTTRLLASGGARRAVGVDNCPERIRRAREGGGGAEGAEVEYVLVDDAAGMPRLGPFDLATAVYLFNQAHDRPALHAMFRAVRASLRPGGRLLAIVPNPGAFPYADWAPYGISVVERAPGGDAPLLRARLETDPPVPFECREWAHADFAEAAADAGFSTVSWQPTRTPPACAIRDETYWARYRTAPVGSLMNCVA
- a CDS encoding FeoC-like transcriptional regulator — its product is MLRRLLRAFEEATPGEGLVQIADRLGIDRAEAADLAAYWVRKGRLRREEIGAPDCGGCLAASRSCTACPGGAPGPGPAAGRGAGPAARPVLVALSPVRRTR